A single window of Jaculus jaculus isolate mJacJac1 chromosome 14, mJacJac1.mat.Y.cur, whole genome shotgun sequence DNA harbors:
- the LOC123454762 gene encoding sulfotransferase 2A1-like isoform X1: protein MPGDYLWFEGIPFPPRFYSSEVLRKVRDEFVMRDEDTIIVTFPKSGTHWLIEILCLIQNKGDPTWNHTVPFGERSPWVETCPGYSLVNTMKDPRLFTSHLPIQLFPKSFSSTKAKVIYAIRNPRDALVSGYYFSSNSNFIKKPKSLEEYFEWFIQGNVPYGSWFEHIRGWMSMRDKDNFLMLSYEELKKDLRGTVEKICQFLGKQLEPKEVDLVLHNSSFNVMKENKMTKIIEKPNGNINFPLMRKGICGEWKDHFTSAQAETFDKVFQEKMAGFPRELLLWE from the exons ATGCCGGGAGATTATCTGTGGTTCGAAGGGATCCCTTTTCCTCCTCGGTTTTATTCATCTGAAGTGTTAAGAAAAGTACGTGATGAGTTTGTAATGAGGGATGAAGATACAATAATAGTGACTTTCCCTAAATCAG GAACACACTGGTTGATTGAGATTCTCTGCTTGATTCAGAACAAGGGAGATCCTACATGGAACCATACTGTGCCCTTCGGCGAGCGATCACCCTGGGTTGAAACCTGCCCAGGGTACTCATTAGTAAACACCATGAAGGACCCACGGCTCTTCACCTCTCACCTCCCCATCCAGCTCTTCCCCAAGTCCTTCTCCAGTACCAAGGCCAAG GTGATTTATGCCATCAGAAACCCTAGAGATGCTCTTGTATCTGGTTATTATTTCTCTTCTAACTCAAATTTCATTAAGAAACCAAAGTCGCTAGAAGAATATTTTGAATGGTTCATCCAAGGAAACG TGCCATATGGATCATGGTTTGAGCACATCCGTGGGTGGATGTCCATGAGAGACAAGGACAACTTCCTGATGCTGAGTTATGAAGAGCTGAAGAAG GACTTAAGAGGCACTGTGGAGAAGATCTGTCAGTTCCTGGGGAAGCAATTAGAACCGAAAGAAGTGGATTTAGTCCTCCATAACAGCTCCTTCAATGTTATGAAAGAAAACAAGATGACCAAGATTATTGAAAAACCTAATGGTAATATAAATTTTCCACTAATGAGGAAAG GCATCTGTGGGGAGTGGAAGGATCACTTCACATCAGCCCAAGCTGAAACCTTTGATAAAGTGTTCCAGGAGAAGATGGCAGGCTTTCCTCGAGAGCTGCTCCTGTGGGAATAA
- the LOC123454762 gene encoding sulfotransferase 2A1-like isoform X2: MPGDYLWFEGIPFPPRFYSSEVLRKVRDEFVMRDEDTIIVTFPKSGTHWLIEILCLIQNKGDPTWNHTVPFGERSPWVETCPGYSLVNTMKDPRLFTSHLPIQLFPKSFSSTKAKVIYAIRNPRDALVSGYYFSSNSNFIKKPKSLEEYFEWFIQGNGICGEWKDHFTSAQAETFDKVFQEKMAGFPRELLLWE; the protein is encoded by the exons ATGCCGGGAGATTATCTGTGGTTCGAAGGGATCCCTTTTCCTCCTCGGTTTTATTCATCTGAAGTGTTAAGAAAAGTACGTGATGAGTTTGTAATGAGGGATGAAGATACAATAATAGTGACTTTCCCTAAATCAG GAACACACTGGTTGATTGAGATTCTCTGCTTGATTCAGAACAAGGGAGATCCTACATGGAACCATACTGTGCCCTTCGGCGAGCGATCACCCTGGGTTGAAACCTGCCCAGGGTACTCATTAGTAAACACCATGAAGGACCCACGGCTCTTCACCTCTCACCTCCCCATCCAGCTCTTCCCCAAGTCCTTCTCCAGTACCAAGGCCAAG GTGATTTATGCCATCAGAAACCCTAGAGATGCTCTTGTATCTGGTTATTATTTCTCTTCTAACTCAAATTTCATTAAGAAACCAAAGTCGCTAGAAGAATATTTTGAATGGTTCATCCAAGGAAACG GCATCTGTGGGGAGTGGAAGGATCACTTCACATCAGCCCAAGCTGAAACCTTTGATAAAGTGTTCCAGGAGAAGATGGCAGGCTTTCCTCGAGAGCTGCTCCTGTGGGAATAA